Within Pseudomonas paeninsulae, the genomic segment GTCAGCTGGTCGAAGGCATTGAGAATAGTGATCCGCGACAAGCCCAGCTCGCTGCACAGGGTGCGCGTCGACGGCAGACGCATACCGCCATGCAGGTGGCCGGCGAGGATCTGCTGGCGTATCTGCAGGTACAACTGGCGATACAGCGGCACCGAGCCCGTGCGATTGAGCTCGACACTCGCCAGCAGCATGCCACCGGGAGCTTTCATCGGTTACCGGCCTCTCATGGGCGATTGGCCTGTACGGCCGTATCTAGCGGTGCTCACCGCCGAGATTCACCTGAATGGCTGATCCATCAGGGTGGCCACAGGCGCTATGCAAGCCGCAAATGTTAGCAAAATGAAGCCCCTGGGGATTCAACGATGAGCCTCCTCCTCCACCGCAACCGCGCGACCTTGTCCGCGTCTCCACTGCGGTGGGGGCTGCCTCCGGTTAGACCCGGACATCCCGCGCCGGCGCTTTCGTGCGCTGCTGGGTTTGCCAGTTCTCGGCCAGACCGACCTCCACATCCGCAGCCGGTAGCATGCCGCGCCCGCGCAGCAGATCGGACGCCCGCTCGGCGAGCATGATGGTCGGCGCGTTGAGGTTGCCGTTCGGTTCGGTGGGGAACACCGAGGAGTCGATCACCCGCAGCCCCTCGAGGCCGCGCACGCGCAACTCAGAGTCGACCACCGCCAGTTCGTCCTCGCCCATGCGGCAGGTGCCGCAGGGGTGGTAGGTGCTCTCCAGGTTTTCACGGACGAAGGCGTCGATCTCCGCGTCGCTCTGCACGGATGGCCCCGGCGCTATCTCGCCGTCGCGGAAGGCGTCCATCGCCGGCTGGCCGATGATCTCGCGGGTCAGGCGCACGCAGCGGCGAAAGCCCGCGCGATCTTCCTCGCGCTCCAGGTAGTTGAACTGGATACGCGGATGCTCGTAGGGGTCGGCCGAACGTAGCCGCACATGGCCGCGACTCTTGGGTTTGTTCGGCCCGGTGAGCACCATGAAGCCGTGGCCCTTGATCGGCTTCTTGCCGTCGTAGCGCATCGCCGCCGGGAGGAAGTGGAACTGGATGTCCGGCCAGCGCAGCCCCTCCTCGGAGCGGATGAAACCGCCGGCCTCGAAGTGGTTGGTGGCGCCCAGACCGTCCTTGAACAGCAGCCAGCGCAGGCCGATCAGCAGCTTGCTCAGCGGGTCCATCTTGCTGTTGAGGGTCAGCGGTTGCTTGCAACCGAACTGGATGTAGACCTCCGCGTGATCCTGCAGGTTCTCGCCGACCCCGGGCAGCTCGTGCTGCAGCGCCACCCCGGCCTGATTGAGTACCGCCGCCGGGCCGATGCCGGAGCGCTGCAGCAGATGCGGCGAGCCGATCGGCCCGCCTGCCAGGAGGATCTCGCGGTTGCAGAAGACCTGCTGGGTGCGCCCGCCGTGGTCGTATTCGATGCCCACCGCGCGCTTGCCGTCGAGGATGATCCGTCGGGTCATGGCCTGGGTCACCACGGTCAGGTTAGGCCGATCCATGGCCGGGCGCAGGTAGGCGTTGGCGGTAGAGCAGCGCACGCCGTTCTTGACCGTCATGTGCATGGCGCCGAAGCCTTCCTGCATGTAGCCGTTGCAGTCGGCGGTCTTGATGTAGCCGGCCTCAGCGCCGGCCTCGACCCAGGCGCCGTACAAGGGATTCTGCATATGGTTGCCGTTGTTGGTGTGCAACGGCCCGCTATCGCCGCGGTAGGCGTCGCCGCCGGCCTCGTAATGCTCGGCGCGGCGAAAGTACGGCAGGCAGTTGCGATAGCCCCAGCCGTGCGCGCCGAGCTGTTCCCATTCATCGAAGTCGTAGGCGTGGCCACGGATGTACACCAGGCCGTTGATCGACGATGAGCCGCCGAGCACCTTGCCCCGCGGGCAATGCACACGCCGGCCGTCGAGACCGGGCTCCGGCTCGGTCTCATAACGCCAGTTGTACTTCTTGGTATTCATCGGGATCGAGAAGGCGCTGGGCATCTGGATCAGCACGCTGCGGTCGCTGCCGCCGAATTCCAGGACCAGCACCGAGGTGTCGGCATCCTCGCTCAGGCGGTTGGCCAGCACGCAGCCGGCCGAACCGGCGCCGATGATGATGTAGTCGTATCGCTTAATCATTGCTCAAGCCCTGTGTATTGAGATTCAGGGAAGTGGGCTTGACGCTGCCGCGTGGCGCATAGGCGCCCCAGCCCAGTCGCGCGGCGAATGCGCGGGTCAGCCCGTAATGCACCACCCCGGCCAGCAGGCAGGACGGCAGCGAGGCGGAGATGAAGCTGAACAACGAGGTATTGGCCAGGGTCTGCGGGTTGAACAGCAGCACGTAGACGCCGACGCCGACTACCAGCGCCAGCAGCGCAATCGGATTGAAGCCCTTCCAGTAGCGGTACGGCGACTGCTCCTCGGGCGCATAAATGTGCCGTAGGTTCATCCGCTGCCGGCGCAGGAAGTAGTAATCGGCGATGCCGATGCCGGCCAGCGCGCTGTTCAGCGCCGAGGTCCATACCAGGAAGATGAAGAAGCCGTCGTAGATTCCCGGGGCGACGAAGACGATGATCGCCGGCGCCACGCAGAACAGCGCCACCAGCAGCTCCCACCGCATCTCCCTGAGCTTCTGGCCGGCCAGTTGGCGCAGGCCGACGATCGAGGTGTAGAGGATGTTGATCATGCTGGTGACGTTGGCGAAGGCGACGAAGCCCAAGGCGATGACGCCGAACGCCAGGCCACCGATATGGGTCATCCAGATGGTCGGGTCGCTGTCGCCCAGGGCGGCGGACGCCAGCAGGCCGACCACCTCGCCGAGCACCGCGGCGCCGAAGATGCCGATGATGTTCGGCCAGAACGCGCTGCGCTGGTTCTTGCTCAGGCGCGCCAGGTTGCCGATATAGGGCCACCAGGACAGGCCCGCCGCCATGTTCACCTCCACCGCGATCATGAAGTTGACCCGTTTGTCGGCGAAGGGCGCGTCCAGGGCCGGCAGGGCCAGCAGTTCGGCGACGCTACGTTCGCTGAGGATCAGGTAGAGCATCGCGCCCATGATCAGCACCAGCGCCGGGGCGACTATGGTGTTGAACACCTTGATCGAGGTGGGGCCCCTGGCGACCACGAAGCCGGCCAGGATTATCGCGAAGAAACCCGAGAGCAGCACCAGCAGCCCGGTCGGCTCGGTCTGATGCTCGCTCAGCAGGCCGGTCAGGCCGTCAATCGAGCGGCCGAACATCAGGCCCAGAACCGCCAGCCAACCCATGGTCAGGAACACCACTGCCAGCACATAGACCAGACGGCTGCCGTTGCTGCCAAACATGCTGCGCAGGAAGGTGAACTGCTCGGTGCCGTACTTGCCGCACGGCACGCAGGTGGCGAAGGTCGCCAGCAGCACGCCGAGGATGTTGCCGATGACGATGGCGGCGATGCCTTCGGTGACGCCG encodes:
- the betA gene encoding choline dehydrogenase, with the protein product MIKRYDYIIIGAGSAGCVLANRLSEDADTSVLVLEFGGSDRSVLIQMPSAFSIPMNTKKYNWRYETEPEPGLDGRRVHCPRGKVLGGSSSINGLVYIRGHAYDFDEWEQLGAHGWGYRNCLPYFRRAEHYEAGGDAYRGDSGPLHTNNGNHMQNPLYGAWVEAGAEAGYIKTADCNGYMQEGFGAMHMTVKNGVRCSTANAYLRPAMDRPNLTVVTQAMTRRIILDGKRAVGIEYDHGGRTQQVFCNREILLAGGPIGSPHLLQRSGIGPAAVLNQAGVALQHELPGVGENLQDHAEVYIQFGCKQPLTLNSKMDPLSKLLIGLRWLLFKDGLGATNHFEAGGFIRSEEGLRWPDIQFHFLPAAMRYDGKKPIKGHGFMVLTGPNKPKSRGHVRLRSADPYEHPRIQFNYLEREEDRAGFRRCVRLTREIIGQPAMDAFRDGEIAPGPSVQSDAEIDAFVRENLESTYHPCGTCRMGEDELAVVDSELRVRGLEGLRVIDSSVFPTEPNGNLNAPTIMLAERASDLLRGRGMLPAADVEVGLAENWQTQQRTKAPARDVRV
- a CDS encoding purine-cytosine permease family protein — encoded protein: MATSKPVDISLEAERGDTPLLPTERMWGFWEFTYANSALAIATWAFLIGGATALFVGVTEGIAAIVIGNILGVLLATFATCVPCGKYGTEQFTFLRSMFGSNGSRLVYVLAVVFLTMGWLAVLGLMFGRSIDGLTGLLSEHQTEPTGLLVLLSGFFAIILAGFVVARGPTSIKVFNTIVAPALVLIMGAMLYLILSERSVAELLALPALDAPFADKRVNFMIAVEVNMAAGLSWWPYIGNLARLSKNQRSAFWPNIIGIFGAAVLGEVVGLLASAALGDSDPTIWMTHIGGLAFGVIALGFVAFANVTSMINILYTSIVGLRQLAGQKLREMRWELLVALFCVAPAIIVFVAPGIYDGFFIFLVWTSALNSALAGIGIADYYFLRRQRMNLRHIYAPEEQSPYRYWKGFNPIALLALVVGVGVYVLLFNPQTLANTSLFSFISASLPSCLLAGVVHYGLTRAFAARLGWGAYAPRGSVKPTSLNLNTQGLSND